Proteins co-encoded in one Cataglyphis hispanica isolate Lineage 1 chromosome 4, ULB_Chis1_1.0, whole genome shotgun sequence genomic window:
- the LOC126849137 gene encoding SUN domain-containing ossification factor isoform X2: MVNKFERKIATTKRSKVMVKSWCHITSWCEVTCVPEPKVMAKSIVKNSDGGCPLHWVDNPTGQSRHLLRVVIFYLTILAVLWCIPTCLYHRISETGQAVVLTLVDTAAAELQNLAEPKIDREFSSRSSIKNSSILSDDQIRQTEHIKEIVVPTTQIQPPLIVDETTATTERPNDTEAFEDGEEVLLLKKISTEEAPEVVVIVRAEQKVNMDELELRIEEEVGQVQMSEELSSKVDDTFTTASELNDTAARAQLISGSRDETVAVILDGLVTSGPSDPHEDIPSFSEWAQKRLEEVEKKKTHPNASVQTPGSPGRSVSGMKIRSKNYASPDCGAKIVAANPEANSAKNVLVSTRDEYMLNACTSRIWFVVELCEAIQAKKIELANFELFSSSPKEFSVYVSDRFPTKDWSPVGHFTAKDVKDIQSFVLHSHFFGKFIKVELQSHYGSEHFCPISLFRAYGTSEFEVLETETENQILQETSTENDDDEDSDEEELLDSEGDEPSKPPRNLFGSARDAVLSIVKKAAEVLVKSSDLTGNNITEIQQSIDEDNILDNSYTSCMTPRYTILCGNCTDQKFASVFQLVSCRDRQLNDLLKIDLVNRTLRRGRLCSFHGVKIESWREKEEEMNCNNTTRFDLVDLQAIFLTSVFKPEYIVALCNVLATRDRKVVMNTSYEIPMNSSEKDRENILSTKITDHSGEITFHHQVSVTCTLDSNSPACKSGTFSDKEFRQQRLVQDTEEIGDISSASIKTSDSLASQIKPTKTLSKEDMKKESSVPILEPSKELTEETLQPELLTTVPPPSNPTPTLKIVEELSVLGTSVELTSKTISSSPSMNSLDNQETSDTLVPDTENSETIVQIKTNKSENGEQDGKQVKDLNEQEVVRLSSQDSLSLDTLFSDLKDLEGDTVNMQNGASSSMAQPIASAAPQKESVFLRLSNRIKALERNMSLSGQYLEELSRRYKKQVEEMQRSLERAVAAMNEESRKGEEREAKRMDEIAILREEIAILSKSVETLLYDRDSWRNRISAIVQHALLICLEVIVIIVIFSYCRRGDFGEEKFQSETKKEKETRRKSAENFSTHAATKKTRKRRPSEIASHISGTYHELMIDDRSHETKKERKRKRKKEIIATGTYPRVGVNLDVKEAIRYKSILNVIPDGTTSRRASSIEPLHSKESQNLLNKRPESAPEVAIGWFDDQTEKRERIVQPALPKNKVFKIELDSELIRQDDELSESNSSVIVHKSVEKSPSIERKIGESKNGSFRTSGILKNAKLSSPSFMKTALGTRRKRKSSSSSIEKWEWCQDSEHSNNRSFPSSPIGLKTLSQTIDSINGEAANGLIEESDELRSSNVTPTSSKKEKRSAGLKKMVRKFF, from the exons ATGGTGAATaagtttgaaagaaaaattgcaacaaCAAAACGGAGCAAGGTAATGGTGAAGTCGTGGTGTCACATTACTTCATGGTGTGAAGTAACCTGCGTGCCTGAGCCTAAAGTCATGGCCAAGAGTATCGTCAAGAATAGCGATGGTGGATGTCCCTTGCATTGGGTTGACAATCCCACCGGACAGTCCAGACATCTTCTTCGAGTGGTTATCTTCTACTTAACTATATTGGCAGTATTATGGTGCATCCCTACTTGTCTTTATCATCG GATTTCCGAGACCGGCCAAGCTGTAGTGTTGACGTTGGTGGACACTGCGGCGGCGGAATTGCAGAATCTGGCCGAGCCGAAGATCGACCGTGAGTTTTCCTCGAGATCGTCCATCAAGAATTCCTCGATTTTGAGCGATGACCAAATCAGACAAACCGAGCACATAAAGGAGATCGTTGTGCCGACGACGCAGATCCAACCACCGCTGATTGTTGATgagacgacggcgacgacggaGCGACCGAATGACACGGAGGCCTTCGAGGACGGCGAGGAAGTGCTTTTGTTGAAAAAGATATCCACCGAGGAGGCTCCGGAGGTCGTGGTAATCGTTAGAGCAGAGCAGAAAGTCAATATGGATGAGTTGGAATTGAGAATCGAAGAGGAGGTTGGGCAAGTTCAGATGTCCGAAGAGTTGTCCTCAAAGGTCGACGACACATTTACTACAGCATCGGAATTGAATGATACGGCGGCCAGAGCACAATTGATTAGTGGTAGTAGAGATGAAACTGTAGCGGTGATCTTAGACGGGCTTGTTACTTCAGGTCCTTCCGATCCGCATGAGGATATACCATCCTTCAGCGAATGGGCACAGAAACGTTTGGAGGAGgtcgagaagaagaaaa CTCATCCAAATGCTTCCGTGCAGACTCCGGGTAGTCCAGGACGAAGTGTAAGCGGCATGAAGATTCGTTCCAAAAATTACGCCTCTCCCGACTGTGGTGCCAAAATCGTGGCAGCCAATCCCGAAGCGAATAGCGCCAAAAATGTTTTGGTGTCCACGCGGGACGAGTACATGCTGAACGCCTGTACATCGCGCATCTGGTTCGTTGTTGAACTTTGCGAGGCAATCCAGGCGAAAAAAATTGAGCTGGCAAATTTCGAGCTCTTCAGTTCGTCGCCGAAAGAATTCTCCGTGTATGTGAGCGATCGTTTTCCCACTAAAGATTGGAGTCCAGTCGGTCATTTCACTGCTAAGGACGTGAAGGACATTCAGAGTTTTGTTCTGCATTCTCACTTCTTTGGTAAATTCATCAAGGTTGAGCTACAATCGCATTATGGTTCGGAACATTTCTGTCCCATCTCGTTGTTTCGCGCTTACGGTACCAGTGAGTTCGAAGTATTGGAAACCGAGACGGAGAATCAGATTCTACAAGAAACGAGCACAGAGAACGACGATGACGAGGATAGCGACGAGGAGGAGCTATTGGATAGTGAAGGCGATGAGCCTTCCAAGCCACCAAGAAATCTCTTTGGCAGCGCGCGCGATGCTGTACTAAGTATTGTGAAAAAGGCTGCAGAGGTTTTAGTGAAATCCAGTGATCTCACTGGAAATAACATCACGGAAATACAGCAGAGTATCGATGAAGACAATATCTTGGACAATTCATACACGAGCTGCATGACGCCTAGATACACGATTCTCTGCGGTAATTGTACTGATCAAAAGTTTGCCAGCGTTTTTCAGCTGGTTAGTTGTAGAGATCGGCAATTGAACGATTTGCTTAAGATTGATTTGGTGAATAGAACTCTGAGACGAGGACGATTGTGTAGTTTTCATGGTGTGAAGATCGAGTCTTggcgagaaaaagaggaagaaatgAATTGCAATAATACGACGCGTTTCGATTTGGTGGATCTTCAAGCGATTTTTTTAACTTCTGTCTTTAAACCCGAATACATTGTAGCATTATGTAATGTTCTTGCAACAAGGGACCGTAAGGTGGTGATGAACACAAGTTATGAGATTCCCATGAACAGTTctgagaaagacagagaaaatattttatctaccAAGATTACCGATCATAGTGGCGAGATAACTTTTCATCATCAAGTTTCTGTCACGTGTACTTTAGATTCGAATTCTCCTGCTTGCAAGTCTGGAACGTTTTCTGACAAGGAGTTCCGACAACAACGTTTAGTTCAGGATACCGAGGAAATCGGGGATATCAGCTCTGCCTCCATAAAGACTTCTGACAGTTTGGCATCGCAGATCAAACCCACGAAAACACTTAGTAAGGAAGATATGAAGAAAGAGTCTTCTGTACCGATTTTAGAACCTAGTAAGGAGCTCACGGAGGAAACGTTGCAGCCAGAATTGCTGACGACTGTTCCGCCACCATCTAATCCAACGCCAACATTGAAAATCGTTGAAGAATTATCGGTTCTAGGAACTTCTGTCGAGTTAACATCAAAAACTATAAGTAGCAGTCCGTCGATGAATTCGCTTGACAATCAAGAAACGAGTGATACTCTTGTGCCTGATACGGAAAATTCCGAAACTATTGTGCaaatcaaaacaaataaatcggAAAATGGCGAGCAAGATGGGAAACAGGTGAAAGATTTGAACGAGCAAGAAGTCGTTCGATTGTCATCTCAAGATTCTCTTTCGTTAGATACATTATTTTCCGATTTGAAAGATTTGGAGGGTGATACAGTTAACATGCAGAATGGGGCATCTTCATCAATGGCTCAACCTATAGCAAGTGCTGCGCCTCAGAAGGAGTCGGTTTTTCTTCGACTGTCTAACAGAATCAAG GCTTTAGAAAGGAATATGTCACTAAGTGGACAATATCTGGAAGAATTGAGTCGTCGTTACAAAAAGCAAGTAGAAGAAATGCAGCGCTCACTGGAGCGCGCGGTAGCCGCTATGAACGAGGAGTCTCGAAAGGGTGAAGAGCGCGAAGCGAAGAGAATGGACGAGATCGCTATTTTGAGGGAAGAAATCGCTATACTCTCGAAATCAGTCGAAACTCTTCTTTATGATCGCGACAGCTGGCGCAATCGAATATCCGCAATTGTTCAGCACGCCTTGCTGATTTGTTTGGAAGTTATCGTTATCATTGTGATTTTCTCTTATTGCCGTAGAGGAGATTTTGGAGAAGAGAAATTTCAATCAGAGacaaagaaggagaaagagacgcGTCGAAAGAGTGCGGAGAACTTTAGCACTCATGCCGCGACGAAAAAAACGAGGAAACGGCGACCTAGCGAGATCGCTTCTCACATTAGCGGCACGTATCATGAGCTGATGATCGATGATCGATCTCATGAGACAAAGAAGGAGCGAAAAAGGAAACGCAAGAAGGAAATAATCGCCACCGGAACTTACCCTAGAGTAGGAGTTAATCTCGACGTGAAAGAAGCAATTCGTTATAAGAGTATATTGAATGTTATCCCTGACGGTACGACATCAAGAAGAGCATCGTCTATAGAACCTCTACATTCTAAAGAGTCGCAAAACTTGCTTAACAAGAGGCCAGAATCTGCGCCCGAGGTTGCTATTGGTTGGTTCGATGATCAAACAGAGAAAAGAGAACGAATCGTGCAACCTGCATTGCCGAAAAATAAAGTCTTCAAGATAGAATTAGATTCCGAACTGATTCGTCAAGATGATGAACTCAGCGAATCTAATTCGTCAGTAATTGTGCATAAATCTGTTGAAAAATCGCCCTCAATTGAACGGAAGATTGGGGAATCAAAGAACGGCTCATTCAGAACCAGTGGTATCCTTAAAAACGCAAAATTAAGTTCGCCTTCTTTCATGAAGACTGCTTTAGGcacgagaagaaaaagaaagtccTCTTCAAGTTCTATCGAGAAATGGGAATGGTGCCAGGACTCAGAGCATTCAAATAACAGGTCTTTCCCGTCCAGTCCCATAGGTTTGAAGACATTATCACAAACCATCGACAGCATCAATGGTGAAGCTGCGAATGGCTTGATCGAGGAAAGCGATGAATTGAGGAGTAGTAATGTTACACCTACGTcgagcaaaaaagaaaaaagaagcgctggtctaaaaaaaatggtaagaAAGTTTTTCTGA
- the LOC126849137 gene encoding SUN domain-containing ossification factor isoform X1, giving the protein MKSHMLYVYWALLLISMVSSGLLFLIVASEGAQTKDSSFHPEKNETYETYSNITLNYDNHESFESSILDIKTRTTMTFKTNQNDQYHQEKATTVSASIKKVTNDNAQMGKDVDILAEILTQQPNLSQEISETGQAVVLTLVDTAAAELQNLAEPKIDREFSSRSSIKNSSILSDDQIRQTEHIKEIVVPTTQIQPPLIVDETTATTERPNDTEAFEDGEEVLLLKKISTEEAPEVVVIVRAEQKVNMDELELRIEEEVGQVQMSEELSSKVDDTFTTASELNDTAARAQLISGSRDETVAVILDGLVTSGPSDPHEDIPSFSEWAQKRLEEVEKKKTHPNASVQTPGSPGRSVSGMKIRSKNYASPDCGAKIVAANPEANSAKNVLVSTRDEYMLNACTSRIWFVVELCEAIQAKKIELANFELFSSSPKEFSVYVSDRFPTKDWSPVGHFTAKDVKDIQSFVLHSHFFGKFIKVELQSHYGSEHFCPISLFRAYGTSEFEVLETETENQILQETSTENDDDEDSDEEELLDSEGDEPSKPPRNLFGSARDAVLSIVKKAAEVLVKSSDLTGNNITEIQQSIDEDNILDNSYTSCMTPRYTILCGNCTDQKFASVFQLVSCRDRQLNDLLKIDLVNRTLRRGRLCSFHGVKIESWREKEEEMNCNNTTRFDLVDLQAIFLTSVFKPEYIVALCNVLATRDRKVVMNTSYEIPMNSSEKDRENILSTKITDHSGEITFHHQVSVTCTLDSNSPACKSGTFSDKEFRQQRLVQDTEEIGDISSASIKTSDSLASQIKPTKTLSKEDMKKESSVPILEPSKELTEETLQPELLTTVPPPSNPTPTLKIVEELSVLGTSVELTSKTISSSPSMNSLDNQETSDTLVPDTENSETIVQIKTNKSENGEQDGKQVKDLNEQEVVRLSSQDSLSLDTLFSDLKDLEGDTVNMQNGASSSMAQPIASAAPQKESVFLRLSNRIKALERNMSLSGQYLEELSRRYKKQVEEMQRSLERAVAAMNEESRKGEEREAKRMDEIAILREEIAILSKSVETLLYDRDSWRNRISAIVQHALLICLEVIVIIVIFSYCRRGDFGEEKFQSETKKEKETRRKSAENFSTHAATKKTRKRRPSEIASHISGTYHELMIDDRSHETKKERKRKRKKEIIATGTYPRVGVNLDVKEAIRYKSILNVIPDGTTSRRASSIEPLHSKESQNLLNKRPESAPEVAIGWFDDQTEKRERIVQPALPKNKVFKIELDSELIRQDDELSESNSSVIVHKSVEKSPSIERKIGESKNGSFRTSGILKNAKLSSPSFMKTALGTRRKRKSSSSSIEKWEWCQDSEHSNNRSFPSSPIGLKTLSQTIDSINGEAANGLIEESDELRSSNVTPTSSKKEKRSAGLKKMVRKFF; this is encoded by the exons GATTTCCGAGACCGGCCAAGCTGTAGTGTTGACGTTGGTGGACACTGCGGCGGCGGAATTGCAGAATCTGGCCGAGCCGAAGATCGACCGTGAGTTTTCCTCGAGATCGTCCATCAAGAATTCCTCGATTTTGAGCGATGACCAAATCAGACAAACCGAGCACATAAAGGAGATCGTTGTGCCGACGACGCAGATCCAACCACCGCTGATTGTTGATgagacgacggcgacgacggaGCGACCGAATGACACGGAGGCCTTCGAGGACGGCGAGGAAGTGCTTTTGTTGAAAAAGATATCCACCGAGGAGGCTCCGGAGGTCGTGGTAATCGTTAGAGCAGAGCAGAAAGTCAATATGGATGAGTTGGAATTGAGAATCGAAGAGGAGGTTGGGCAAGTTCAGATGTCCGAAGAGTTGTCCTCAAAGGTCGACGACACATTTACTACAGCATCGGAATTGAATGATACGGCGGCCAGAGCACAATTGATTAGTGGTAGTAGAGATGAAACTGTAGCGGTGATCTTAGACGGGCTTGTTACTTCAGGTCCTTCCGATCCGCATGAGGATATACCATCCTTCAGCGAATGGGCACAGAAACGTTTGGAGGAGgtcgagaagaagaaaa CTCATCCAAATGCTTCCGTGCAGACTCCGGGTAGTCCAGGACGAAGTGTAAGCGGCATGAAGATTCGTTCCAAAAATTACGCCTCTCCCGACTGTGGTGCCAAAATCGTGGCAGCCAATCCCGAAGCGAATAGCGCCAAAAATGTTTTGGTGTCCACGCGGGACGAGTACATGCTGAACGCCTGTACATCGCGCATCTGGTTCGTTGTTGAACTTTGCGAGGCAATCCAGGCGAAAAAAATTGAGCTGGCAAATTTCGAGCTCTTCAGTTCGTCGCCGAAAGAATTCTCCGTGTATGTGAGCGATCGTTTTCCCACTAAAGATTGGAGTCCAGTCGGTCATTTCACTGCTAAGGACGTGAAGGACATTCAGAGTTTTGTTCTGCATTCTCACTTCTTTGGTAAATTCATCAAGGTTGAGCTACAATCGCATTATGGTTCGGAACATTTCTGTCCCATCTCGTTGTTTCGCGCTTACGGTACCAGTGAGTTCGAAGTATTGGAAACCGAGACGGAGAATCAGATTCTACAAGAAACGAGCACAGAGAACGACGATGACGAGGATAGCGACGAGGAGGAGCTATTGGATAGTGAAGGCGATGAGCCTTCCAAGCCACCAAGAAATCTCTTTGGCAGCGCGCGCGATGCTGTACTAAGTATTGTGAAAAAGGCTGCAGAGGTTTTAGTGAAATCCAGTGATCTCACTGGAAATAACATCACGGAAATACAGCAGAGTATCGATGAAGACAATATCTTGGACAATTCATACACGAGCTGCATGACGCCTAGATACACGATTCTCTGCGGTAATTGTACTGATCAAAAGTTTGCCAGCGTTTTTCAGCTGGTTAGTTGTAGAGATCGGCAATTGAACGATTTGCTTAAGATTGATTTGGTGAATAGAACTCTGAGACGAGGACGATTGTGTAGTTTTCATGGTGTGAAGATCGAGTCTTggcgagaaaaagaggaagaaatgAATTGCAATAATACGACGCGTTTCGATTTGGTGGATCTTCAAGCGATTTTTTTAACTTCTGTCTTTAAACCCGAATACATTGTAGCATTATGTAATGTTCTTGCAACAAGGGACCGTAAGGTGGTGATGAACACAAGTTATGAGATTCCCATGAACAGTTctgagaaagacagagaaaatattttatctaccAAGATTACCGATCATAGTGGCGAGATAACTTTTCATCATCAAGTTTCTGTCACGTGTACTTTAGATTCGAATTCTCCTGCTTGCAAGTCTGGAACGTTTTCTGACAAGGAGTTCCGACAACAACGTTTAGTTCAGGATACCGAGGAAATCGGGGATATCAGCTCTGCCTCCATAAAGACTTCTGACAGTTTGGCATCGCAGATCAAACCCACGAAAACACTTAGTAAGGAAGATATGAAGAAAGAGTCTTCTGTACCGATTTTAGAACCTAGTAAGGAGCTCACGGAGGAAACGTTGCAGCCAGAATTGCTGACGACTGTTCCGCCACCATCTAATCCAACGCCAACATTGAAAATCGTTGAAGAATTATCGGTTCTAGGAACTTCTGTCGAGTTAACATCAAAAACTATAAGTAGCAGTCCGTCGATGAATTCGCTTGACAATCAAGAAACGAGTGATACTCTTGTGCCTGATACGGAAAATTCCGAAACTATTGTGCaaatcaaaacaaataaatcggAAAATGGCGAGCAAGATGGGAAACAGGTGAAAGATTTGAACGAGCAAGAAGTCGTTCGATTGTCATCTCAAGATTCTCTTTCGTTAGATACATTATTTTCCGATTTGAAAGATTTGGAGGGTGATACAGTTAACATGCAGAATGGGGCATCTTCATCAATGGCTCAACCTATAGCAAGTGCTGCGCCTCAGAAGGAGTCGGTTTTTCTTCGACTGTCTAACAGAATCAAG GCTTTAGAAAGGAATATGTCACTAAGTGGACAATATCTGGAAGAATTGAGTCGTCGTTACAAAAAGCAAGTAGAAGAAATGCAGCGCTCACTGGAGCGCGCGGTAGCCGCTATGAACGAGGAGTCTCGAAAGGGTGAAGAGCGCGAAGCGAAGAGAATGGACGAGATCGCTATTTTGAGGGAAGAAATCGCTATACTCTCGAAATCAGTCGAAACTCTTCTTTATGATCGCGACAGCTGGCGCAATCGAATATCCGCAATTGTTCAGCACGCCTTGCTGATTTGTTTGGAAGTTATCGTTATCATTGTGATTTTCTCTTATTGCCGTAGAGGAGATTTTGGAGAAGAGAAATTTCAATCAGAGacaaagaaggagaaagagacgcGTCGAAAGAGTGCGGAGAACTTTAGCACTCATGCCGCGACGAAAAAAACGAGGAAACGGCGACCTAGCGAGATCGCTTCTCACATTAGCGGCACGTATCATGAGCTGATGATCGATGATCGATCTCATGAGACAAAGAAGGAGCGAAAAAGGAAACGCAAGAAGGAAATAATCGCCACCGGAACTTACCCTAGAGTAGGAGTTAATCTCGACGTGAAAGAAGCAATTCGTTATAAGAGTATATTGAATGTTATCCCTGACGGTACGACATCAAGAAGAGCATCGTCTATAGAACCTCTACATTCTAAAGAGTCGCAAAACTTGCTTAACAAGAGGCCAGAATCTGCGCCCGAGGTTGCTATTGGTTGGTTCGATGATCAAACAGAGAAAAGAGAACGAATCGTGCAACCTGCATTGCCGAAAAATAAAGTCTTCAAGATAGAATTAGATTCCGAACTGATTCGTCAAGATGATGAACTCAGCGAATCTAATTCGTCAGTAATTGTGCATAAATCTGTTGAAAAATCGCCCTCAATTGAACGGAAGATTGGGGAATCAAAGAACGGCTCATTCAGAACCAGTGGTATCCTTAAAAACGCAAAATTAAGTTCGCCTTCTTTCATGAAGACTGCTTTAGGcacgagaagaaaaagaaagtccTCTTCAAGTTCTATCGAGAAATGGGAATGGTGCCAGGACTCAGAGCATTCAAATAACAGGTCTTTCCCGTCCAGTCCCATAGGTTTGAAGACATTATCACAAACCATCGACAGCATCAATGGTGAAGCTGCGAATGGCTTGATCGAGGAAAGCGATGAATTGAGGAGTAGTAATGTTACACCTACGTcgagcaaaaaagaaaaaagaagcgctggtctaaaaaaaatggtaagaAAGTTTTTCTGA
- the LOC126849167 gene encoding eEF1A lysine and N-terminal methyltransferase homolog produces the protein MNLLPKTHEEFSHADYWNTFFKKRGKKVFEWYGEYPELCEILLKYVKVKDDILIVGCGNSTLSMSLYDVGYRNIINIDISHIVIKQMRDINKSTRSDLLYEHMDATKMTYPDEKFSVILDKGTLDALMPDAKETTISTIDKYFKEITRVLRNGGRYICISLLQEHILRKLLSYFPASGFMFRISRCHEAESKARLEEGSLVPIFVIIATKFIKLSQTVLELALVDGPPERLSSIDDMVSAILSAQQSALVCSSLYKRSVADVGEISLDLHRPGDKHPRYTVYVLDQPCIRGAKTYAAFIVPQGKEMDWLFSTKEGRQQVLKSAQRDRLAIVTLRREHKFESWDAVKTELEDCVRNLAPAGLCGKNDIPFLSLGSDVGARTICYEGKSDISGPFVVEEVEKDGHEFRRLVFLNNPYVIQSEARLKEAKSRRGKTKKIADPGFLACEHHIHMSAGVNAVIDIKEQQEIMIIGLGGGGLCMFLHHCFPKLKITAVEIDNAMLKMATEYFNLILDDRMKVEIADGIRFIKDAAACEKKYKAILFDIDSKDTTVGMSCPPKQFLELSVLKAVAACLTKDGLFILNLVSRDKNLKQKAKDDLNSVFQSLACYAIQDEVNEIVMCSIEKHDSKEWRNKLKLAAMSLNKQAAARKLSSFKEAFDVSTLLESLSMES, from the exons atgaatCTCTTACCAAAAACGCACGAAGAGTTCAGTCATGCAGATTATTGGaacacatttttcaaaaaacgtGGCAAAAAAGTGTTTGAATG GTATGGTGAATATCCAGAATTATGCgagatacttttaaaatatgtcaaagtGAAGGATGATATTTTGATTGTTGGTTGCGGAAATTCTACACTGAGCATGTCCCTGTACGATGTTGGTTATAG aaatatcattaatattgatatatcacATATTGTTATCAAACAAATgcgtgatataaataaaagtacaagatcagatttattatatgaacatATGGATGCCACAAAAATGACATATCCTGATGAAAAGTTCAGTGTGATTCTCGATAAAGGTACATTAGATGCTTTAATGCCAGATGCCAAAGAGACAACTATATCtacaattgataaatattttaaa gaAATCACACGAGTGTTACGAAATGGTGGaagatatatctgtatatcatTACTGCAGGAGCACATCTTGCGAAAGCTCTTATCTTATTTTCCTGCTTCGGGTTTCATGTTCCGCATATCACGATGCCATGAAGCTGAATCAAAAGCACGTTTAGAGGAAGGCAGTTTGGTACCAATCTTTGTGATCATTGCtacaaagtttattaaattatcccAGACC GTCCTTGAATTAGCTCTGGTCGATGGTCCACCTGAACGATTATCTTCAATAGATGATATGGTATCTGCGATATTGTCCGCACAACAATCGGCATTAGTGTGCAGTAGTCTTTATAAGAGAAGTGTTGCCGATGTAGGAGAAATATCATTGGATTTACATCGTCCGGGAGACAAGCATCCGCGATATACCGTTTATGTTCTAGATCAACCTTGTATACGCGGAGCGAAAACGTATGCGGCTTTCATCGTTCCACAAGGAAA AGAAATGGACTGGTTGTTCAGTACCAAGGAAGGGCGACAGCAAGTTCTAAAAAGCGCGCAACGTGATAGACTTGCGATAGTTACTTTACGCAGAGAACATAAATTCGAAAGTTGGGACGCTGTAAAAACCGAATTAGAAGACTGCGTACGCAATCTAGCACCGGCCGGATTGTGTGGTAAAAATGATATTCCCTTTTTGTCGTTGGGTTCCGATGTCGGAGCTCGAACCATTTGTTACGAAGGGAAGAGCGACATTAGTGGGCCATTCGTAGTCGAAGAAGTGGAAAAGGACGGTCACGAATTCAGACGTCTTGTATTCCTGAACAATCCATATGTTATTCAAAGTGAGGCTAGACTGAAAGAAG caaaGTCTAGACGTggtaaaacgaaaaaaattgccGATCCTGGATTTCTAGCTTGTGAACATCACATTCATATGAGCGCTGGCGTAAATGCagtaatagatataaaagaacAACAGGAGATTATGATTATAGGACTTGGTGGTGGTGGTCTTTGCATGTTCTTACATCATTGTTTCCCCAAA ttaaaaattacTGCAGTTGAAATCGACAATGCGATGCTAAAAATGGCCACCGAATATTTCAACCTTATTCTTGATGACAGGATGAAAGTAGAAATAGCGGATGGAATtcgatttattaaagatgccgcagcatgtgaaaaaaaatataaagcaatacTCTTTGATATTGATAGTAAAGATACTACTGTCGGAATGAGCTGTCCACCTAAACAATTTCTCGAACTATCAGTATTGAAAGCAGTTGCAGCATGCTTAACGAAGGAtggtctttttattttgaatctgGTCAGCAgagataagaatttaaaacagAAAGCAAAGGATGACCTAAACTCAGTATTTCAATCGCTCGCCTGTTACGCCATTCAAGATGAAGTAAACGAGATCGTTATGTGCTCCATAGAAAAACATGATTCAAAAGAATGGAGAAACAAACTTAAACTCGCCGCTATGAGCTTAAATAAGCAAGCGGCTGCAAGAAAGTTATCCtcttttaaggaagcatttgaTGTCTCTACACTTTTAGAAAGCTTATCAATGGAATcctaa